The nucleotide window CAACTGATCGATCACCAGTGCAGAAGCTTCCTTCATTGACAAACAATTTGGTCTTGCAGAGATGTGAGGCCATTCCTAGTAAAATCCAATGTGCTTTCTGTCTTTCATCAGAAGAATCAGAGGTCTTCCTCACTCCCTTCCCTATATATTTGTTTGGGTGACTCATAACTTAGATTCCTTCCTCATCTGCGTATTTTATCTTTAGAATTCAAAGCTGACATCCATTaccatcaaaaccaaaatgacAGGCGTCTGGAGAGATAGTCCACTATTATAATGGCAAGCCTGTTGCTGTGGATCACAATGGAGGACTCAAGGTTATTCATGCACACAGGATCTGCACTGAATggtataaagaaaagaaatcctGCAATTTAGCCAAAACAAGATtatgtttataaataaattgctgTTTAACAAGTTTTCATGattgaaataaatttatttacacaagcatctttgcttttctagcccttcaaattttatttgttttcataacTGTCAATGCATGCAGACATTGCTgtttatgtatgtatgtacaaAAAGCTCAGGctcttgtttttgtgtttctttttagttttgatTATTGATTTGCATTCCAAATTAACATTTTTGAACCTCAGTCAAATGAGGAGAAGGTGTGATGTAATTTCTTAGCCAATTTCAGACATTATTATTTGTGACCTTGAAATATGAGACAGGGTTGGATGGACTGTGAAAGTCCACTCGAGATTCTTTAGATACAACTTATAAATGCTCAAAAATACGTGCAGGGCTCCCAATGTCTATTTTGAAGATGAAACTGCTGTTAATCTTGAAGCTGAGTTAACTAGGAGTCGTAGAATTAAATGTTCTTGCTGTGAAATTAAAGGTGCAGCTCTTGGGTGTTATGAGAGGAGTTGTCGTAAGAGCTTTCATGTCACCTGTGCAAAGTTGATGCCTGAGTGTCGATGGGATATTGTATGTATAATGAAAagaagttttattttcatttaatgtTTTTTCACGATTCTATTTTAATTCTAAATGTCTTGAATCAGGATAATTTTGTTATGTTATGCCCCCTTCACGCCTCTTCTAAATTGCCAAATGAAAGCTCTGAATCTCAAgcaaggaggaggaagagcaATCCTAGAAAGTATGTACAACTTTTCCCTGAAGATCTAATGTGTATCACAACAAATTCTGATATTCTAAGATTCTCATTTAtgcctttctctctctcttgtagACAATCTAATGCTGAACATTATAAAGCTGCTGTTAAACAAGACAACACCATGCCTCCAGATCGGAAATTTTGTGGATCATCCAAGAAATTAGTTCTCTGTTGTTCATCTCTCACAAATGCAGAGAGGGTAAAGAGCTGCTTAGAGTGTTTGCTTTGTtccttgtttctttcttttcctttaagaaattgaaatggtcTAAAGAATTCCATTATTCCTGGTTGGCTTGGACTGCAGGAATCTGTTTCTGGATTTGAAAGATTATCTGGATTTACAGTTTTAAAGAATTGGGATTCTAGTGTCACCCATGTTATTGCGTCAGTAGATGAAAATGGAGCATGCAGAAGGACCCTCAAAGTTTTGATGGGTATCTTGGAGGGGAGGTGGATCCTGAGTATGGAATGTGAGTATTATTGTTTCTATTTTGAATGTTCTCCCTCAAGAACAGATAATCTACTCTCTTTCTATGTCTTTTTGTTTGTACAGGGATTTGTATACATGTGCGCATTGTTACTGATAATCTACTCTCTTTCTGTCTTTTTGTTTGTACAGGGATTAATGCTTGCATAGAAGCCATGAAACTAGTTAATGAGGAGCCTTATGAAATTAACGTCGACATTTATGGAATCAGGGATGGTCCTCGACTTGGTAGACTAAGACTTCAGAACAAGGTTGGCTTTTCCTTTAGTGTCATAATCAAAAGTTTAGTACCTTTTACAGTGAttggaataattttttttttttctttctaacaaACTGTTTTACATGCAGCAACCAAAGCTTTTTGATGGGTTCAAGTTTTACTTTATGGGAGACTTTGTACCGTCATATAAGGGTTATCTACAAGACCTAGTAATAGCTGCTGGAGGAACTATTCTGCATAGAAAGCCTGTTCCAGAGGGCCAGAAAGCCTTTTCAGCCAGTTCCCCAAAATGTCAAACCTTCATAATTTACAGCCTTGAGCAACCCGAGCAGGGTCATCCTAGCAAGGGTACGATATTGGACCGCAGGCAGTCTGATGCAAAGGCTTTGGCCAGTTCTGCGGGAGCCATGGCAGCAAGCAATTCATGGATTTTGAACTCCATTGCTGCCTGCAAGTTACAAAGTTTTTCTGAATAGTATATATTACAGAAGCCCTGTACATGTGTAAAACTTCTCCACAATCCAGTTTCATAtttaatgtatttattttgtggTTCTTAACAGTAAACATAAATTATAATGTCATCCTTGGTGGCTTCCAATAATGTGTAACTTCTAATCCTTTACTAAGTGCCAGTCGTATACTAATAGGAACCAGAGTTGCACAAGGAAAAACGTTAAAACTTAGGGCACAAGgcattaaattttgaacctaAATCCTATGATGCACGACACTTTGTGAATGATGAATAATCTTGTAGACAAACAGTATCTTTCTGTATGTCAGAGTTTGACAATGTAAAATAATCTTTGTTATACAACTCACAAGTGGTACCTATAGGACATTAGGCAATAAATACAGGCTTGCTCTCAATGGGAGCTCCCCCCTGGTAAGAGGTTTTGATTGTGTAGAGCCAGACTGGTGTTAGTTATCTGCTTGTGCTTAACTTGGAGCCTCGGAATGGAGATTGGTAAGGAAGCAACTGAGATTTCCAAAGAGTTCCATTGCAGGTCAGGCCACTGTTCTTGGGACTGTATGCCTGCAACTATTGTCTAAGGAGGAAGACGGGTTCGATTACCACATTGTCGTATGAGTCTACACTTATGTGCTGTACATCTCTTCATTTGTCAACTCTTTGATATCCAGGACGAGAAGAAAACTTGGAATTAGACAACTCCTATTGGGACAGTGTAGATGCAACCTAGAAACCTGAACTAGTCAATTGCAACATGAACAACAACATTTTGCAACATCACTAATCTCTCTTCTACTTCTGAAACATTACAACTGCCTTCCcctcttttatttatgtaattCCAAGAAGGAATAGTTGCGTCTTGTCCTGGCAactaaaaagaaacagaaccaaCAAAATTGCAAAAGTGGAGAGACCAGGCATTTCTGGTTTCTAGTCACCCTTTGTTCTCATGCAAGTGGCAGGATGCTATTTATGTAGCTTCAATTTCAGTGTTGTGTTTTGCAAATTCGCCTTTCTTCGGGTCGTGCTTGGAGACCCTCGTGCTGAAGCACTCAAACAGACGCTCCAATGCTGATATCTCCTCTTCAACATCTGTTGCTTGCTCATTATCACTTGTGGTAATCTTTTCCCTGAGGGCTCGTATTCGATCAAGGCCTTCTTGAACTTCGACCCCCATCTCCTCCATTGCCGAGTGCATCCCATTGTTTTCCTTCTGTGCATCTTTAATCTTTCTCTTTAAGGATCTGCACCCGTCAAGGGACTTAAGGAGTTGCTCCGAAAGCGCCTTGTTTCGCTCCTGGAGCGCCACATTCCCTTGAATCTCTACCCCACCACACTTCTTCTCTTTGTGCTCTGCTGCACAAGCTTGTACTTTTGCCAACAACTTCTCATTTTGCGCTCTAAGATCATTGATGTGTTCCTCCATTCCACTAAATTCTTGAACCTTTCTTGCAAGCTCTGATGCAATAATCTCCTTCTCCTTTCCCAAACTGGAACACATAATTTCTAGGCTCTTTCGCGCTGCCAAGCTCGCGCTAAGCTGCTTTCTCAACCTCTCTTTCTCATCGATTATTGGCTCCGTAGGCCTTTTGTCCCTCGGAACATTTGGCCTAAGATCTGTGTTGCAACGCCTCAGCTCTGCCCTCCTGCCAATAGATTGAGATTTTTGAATCCTGGTTTTAACATCGTCGATTATGGTAATCATTCCAGCCACCCTTTGCGTCTTCCTGTCATCATTCTCTTTTGTGCAGGCCTCGTTGTGATCATGGATTAGCTTCAATAATAACTTGACATTGGTGGCAATGCCTAAACAAAGAATTTCACACAGATCAGTACTTATTGTAATGCAATGCCCTGTTTCTTTTTGGCCAAAATTTATTGTGATTGACAAGAAAGGAAACTTCCTTTGATTCATGTTGGCATTATTGAATGAAGGCAAAATTGTTGCAATTAGAAACCACACACAGAGATGTCATTTTGCAATGACTTTCATGACTTGAAAAAAATGCAGGCATTGAGAAATGAAGATCAGAATGCATATAATTAGATTAATTACCATCAAAACTATGATCTTCTGGGCGCTCTTTCGGAGTTGTGGAAGAAGCTGGCAATGGCAACACTGCAGGAGATGAAAAAGCTCGAATTCGGTTCATTTTCACCCCGAAAACACGATCGAAAGGATCTTCTGTCTTCAGGGGAAAGGAGCTGATAGACTATATAAGATGAAAGTATGAATTTTATGATACAATGGTGGATCAAGATCGAACACAAGTAATTAAAGggtagttttcttttctttcttatttaatttagaTAATTAATTTGTTCTAAATCATGCACTAGTTTACTACGATATAATATTTGAGAGATCCAAAAAGAGAGACTGCAAACTGCTTttgcactctctctctctcctctctcttgttggtggtggtgtcgTTGTTAAAAACCTCCTCAAGCTGTGTAATATTGATTGAATATGTTTTGATGGTTTTGGCTCGTTGGGAGAATTGTTGGTTCTTGGTTGCAATCATGCGCAATTATTGGTGACAGTTTGACGTTTTCTTTGGCATTGGATGCTTTGACTTTCTTACACCCAAAAAAATGGGTGGAGTGGTTCCCATGCAGTCATGTTTGTTCCAGTTGTTGCCCTTGCATAAACCTGAATCAGCTCTCTCTAACCTAATTTGCTCgcagataatttttttttatttttaaaaaaactagaaaattgTTGGTTTGAAATAGAAACCGAACAGATTGaacaaaacatataaaagaagTAAGGAACTTGTAATTGAAACGGTTAAGAGTTTTTATGCACACGAAATCATTTGTTAGATTCTCTAGTTCTTCAAtataacttatatatatatggactAATGGCTCCATAGAACTTTTGTTGGATCCTTTTTTCTTacctaatatttatttttgtttaaacaaaataataataataataataataataaaaacagaagACTTCACCCAAAAGCATGTTACCATATCTCTTCCCTAGTCATTCCTTGTTGACCAGACATGGAATCATATATCCAATCCCATCCCATGCATGTGGTAGCGACCACCATTAACGCCACAATTACAAGCTCTATAGCATTACCCAGTTGTACCTTTTCTTTTgccacaaacacacacacacacacttgtacctaatcacatatatattttataagaCACTTGATTActtatttagaaaaagaaaaaaaaaaaaaaaaaaacctctgtAGCATCATGCACACACATTATTATGTTCTACAACATGCtggtatattttgttttttgttttttgttcagCTTCACGTGTTTCAAATTTTGTGGTTAGGTaggtgaatatattgtttttggcTATTTACCTTTaggtttgtttcttctttcgTGCCTTCTTGGGCCTGAACAAGCGTACAACCAACCAAACCTATAACTCATGGTCAGGCCCAACTATCAAtaagagagttttttttcttctaaggTGCCGTGGAGATTTGATTCTGAGATCATTAGTCCGTAAATTAAGACTCTTTATTTTAGGGAGCTTGCGAGCAAAACTTGAGCTTTTCGGTTCACTCCCTCTATGTGGTTGGTCTTTTTGACagtttgtctttcttttttattgaacTAGACCCGTTtggtgttttaaaaaaattctttggtGCACAAAATAACAAGCTTTAAAAAAGTCCACGGATATaaacctttaaaaaaaaaaaacccacggTCGAATGTAGTCCCAGAACCAACCAAAACGCTTGTATCGCATTTGTTCCGAAACTTCATATTTGATCAGTGATTTTCCCACTCTCCAGCGGCAAACCCTAATCCTCCATTTTCCCGAGAATCCCCATTTCGAAACTTTCCCGCACAATCCCAGAATCCAAACAACCAAAACCTCATgggcaagaaaagaaacaagaagacCCTCGTCTGGAGGCCCAAACCCAAATCCAGAACCCCCCCAGCCGAAATGCGAAACTGGCTGGACCTTCCACGGGACGTCACCGTTTCGATACTCTCTCGACTCAGAGCGGTCGAGATTCTGGAGAGCGCGCAGATGGTATGCATGGCTTGGCGCATCATCTGCAAGGACCCTCTCATGTGGCGCACCATCGACATGACCAACGATGCCGATTACGACGACATGTTCTACAACTTGGATGCGATGTGCCGCCACGCAGTGGATCGTAGCTGTGGCGGTCTGGTCGATGTCAATATCGAGCACTTCGGCGACGACGATCTGCTTAAGTATATCACTGACAggtattcaaaattttattttgtagattGTTTTGGTATGaagattttattaatttcttaaacttTGCTCAATAGATTCCCAAAAATGAATCTTTTTGTGATGTTATATTCAATTCGAAATTAAAAATTGCACACGGACAGAGTAACCCATGTAGATTTGCTTGatcatttgttttgttcttttgggaATCTCCTTCCAAATTCCAATGATATTATGTTGATGTAGAATTTGTTTGGCTGCATTTCTGTTTCTGTGTAATGGCTATAGTTGCGGTGGGATCAGACGTCTCCGGCTAGTGAGTTGCTATAGCATATCACGTGTGGGGTTGGGTAAGGTGGCGTCGAAGCTTACTCTGTTAGAGGAGCTTGAGATCTATGTATGCAATCTCTCACGTACATCTCTAGAAATGGTTGGGCGCTCTTGCCCTCTTTTGAAGTCATTCAAATTGAACAGGCCCGAATTTTCGGTTTATGGGATCAGTGGGTTTGGTGCCTATGATGGATTTGATGATTGGATTGATGATGAGAATGGTGATGAGAATGGTGGCTCAGTGATTGATTCTTTCGGGAAAGATGATGAAGCACTTGCTATAGCAGGAACGATGAATGGTTTACACCACCTTCAACTTTTCGGGAATCGGCTCACCAATGATGGCTTGAGGAAGATTCTTGATTGTTGTCCTCATCTTGAGTCACTTGATCTGCGCCATTGTTTCAATCTTGATCTGAAGGGAGCTTTGGAAAAAAGATGTGCTGAACGAATTAAACAGTTGCGCCTTCCCAATGATTCCATTGATGACTATGAATTTTGTACTGCACCATGTGACTATGGATTTTATAATGATTCTGAGGACTTTGACTGTGATGATGATTATCCTTATGATTTTAATGGATACTACTCGGATGATAGTGATTTCTATGATGATTTT belongs to Prunus persica cultivar Lovell chromosome G4, Prunus_persica_NCBIv2, whole genome shotgun sequence and includes:
- the LOC18780450 gene encoding apolipoprotein E; this translates as MNRIRAFSSPAVLPLPASSTTPKERPEDHSFDGIATNVKLLLKLIHDHNEACTKENDDRKTQRVAGMITIIDDVKTRIQKSQSIGRRAELRRCNTDLRPNVPRDKRPTEPIIDEKERLRKQLSASLAARKSLEIMCSSLGKEKEIIASELARKVQEFSGMEEHINDLRAQNEKLLAKVQACAAEHKEKKCGGVEIQGNVALQERNKALSEQLLKSLDGCRSLKRKIKDAQKENNGMHSAMEEMGVEVQEGLDRIRALREKITTSDNEQATDVEEEISALERLFECFSTRVSKHDPKKGEFAKHNTEIEAT
- the LOC18778451 gene encoding F-box protein SKIP19, which translates into the protein MGKKRNKKTLVWRPKPKSRTPPAEMRNWLDLPRDVTVSILSRLRAVEILESAQMVCMAWRIICKDPLMWRTIDMTNDADYDDMFYNLDAMCRHAVDRSCGGLVDVNIEHFGDDDLLKYITDSCGGIRRLRLVSCYSISRVGLGKVASKLTLLEELEIYVCNLSRTSLEMVGRSCPLLKSFKLNRPEFSVYGISGFGAYDGFDDWIDDENGDENGGSVIDSFGKDDEALAIAGTMNGLHHLQLFGNRLTNDGLRKILDCCPHLESLDLRHCFNLDLKGALEKRCAERIKQLRLPNDSIDDYEFCTAPCDYGFYNDSEDFDCDDDYPYDFNGYYSDDSDFYDDFTKIRFSDLF